Proteins from a single region of Candidatus Omnitrophota bacterium:
- a CDS encoding FkbM family methyltransferase, with the protein MKLIFRRFTSYIFARFLRLLVLTFPWPFKRLAIKIPFSRFSEVFSRLLWRQEELFWQGVNLRVNPGDLNGYYVYIVREYENEIIKKLIDLCRDSKLFLDVGAGIGLICLPVAMACNGLEVYAFEPERINSENLEYNLGLNKNISGKINVVKKAAYNKNSTVLFNGLNAQSINSGQAHIELSASGDTCYKVEAVTLDSFFEKTGKHPDVVKIDVEGAEFEVLEGMKNILRNRYVKAMIIEMHAGFLTKDPDSDKFRMYRLLKDNDFNLFWLNGNVWEEAPVFNKWPRQFTLFVSK; encoded by the coding sequence ATGAAATTAATATTCAGGCGTTTTACAAGTTATATTTTTGCCAGATTCCTGAGGCTATTGGTTTTGACATTCCCATGGCCTTTTAAAAGATTAGCGATAAAGATTCCTTTTAGCAGGTTCTCGGAAGTTTTTAGCAGATTATTATGGCGCCAAGAAGAGCTGTTTTGGCAGGGAGTGAATTTGAGGGTAAATCCTGGTGACTTAAACGGTTATTATGTTTATATTGTCAGAGAGTATGAAAATGAAATAATAAAAAAGCTGATAGACCTCTGCAGGGACTCAAAATTGTTTTTAGATGTCGGCGCAGGGATAGGGCTTATTTGTTTACCTGTGGCAATGGCCTGCAACGGCCTTGAGGTATATGCGTTCGAACCGGAGCGTATTAATTCGGAGAACCTGGAGTACAACTTAGGTTTAAATAAAAACATTTCCGGAAAAATAAATGTAGTTAAGAAAGCAGCCTATAACAAAAATAGTACAGTTCTTTTTAACGGCCTGAATGCGCAGTCAATTAATAGCGGCCAGGCCCATATTGAACTTTCAGCCTCCGGAGATACTTGCTATAAAGTAGAGGCAGTAACATTAGATAGTTTTTTTGAAAAGACAGGCAAACATCCCGATGTGGTAAAAATTGACGTTGAGGGCGCAGAGTTTGAAGTTTTAGAAGGCATGAAAAATATTTTAAGAAACAGATATGTAAAGGCTATGATAATCGAAATGCATGCCGGCTTCTTAACAAAAGACCCTGATTCTGATAAATTTAGGATGTACAGGCTTTTAAAGGATAATGATTTCAATTTGTTTTGGTTGAATGGGAATGTTTGGGAGGAAGCCCCCGTATTTAATAAGTGGCCGAGGCAATTTACTTTATTTGTCTCGAAATAA
- a CDS encoding glycosyltransferase family 1 protein: MKILLLIPDLTSGRGGIQAYCNSFIKALLSLKHEIAVISLNDNTDTRHNKSEYPFFYSSRCRFFRKPSFILRSIIEALRFRPSLIICGHLNLAPLALLIKKLFGIRYFTIIYGIEVKRIDKLKLRGLAGSENIISLSNFTKKMLMDNSKFLAESRVHIVEPTFDEHIFKPGPKPAYLMDKHNIRDTDIVLLTIARLSAKEKYKGYDEVIKALGLLRKDYPGMKYIIAGSGDDSGRIASLIEEEGLKDAVILAGYISSEKQALDYYRLSDIFVMPSKAEGFGIVFLEALACGKPVIAGNADGSVEALMRGALGQLVNPYDHIEISKAISRVVRQEIAPNLLSPNYLNKEVKNEFGYNVFTGRIGRIIENLYSKHTVGKL, translated from the coding sequence GTTTCATAAAAGCACTTTTATCTTTAAAACATGAAATAGCTGTGATTTCATTAAACGATAATACGGATACCCGTCATAATAAGAGCGAGTATCCGTTTTTTTATTCATCAAGATGCAGATTTTTTAGAAAGCCGAGTTTTATTCTGAGAAGTATTATCGAGGCGCTAAGATTCAGGCCGTCTCTAATAATATGCGGGCACCTAAATTTGGCTCCGTTAGCTTTATTAATAAAAAAGCTATTTGGCATAAGGTACTTTACGATAATTTATGGTATTGAAGTAAAAAGAATCGATAAGCTGAAACTAAGAGGGCTTGCCGGTTCTGAAAACATAATTTCTTTGAGTAATTTCACAAAAAAGATGCTCATGGATAACTCAAAGTTTCTTGCAGAAAGCCGGGTTCATATTGTTGAACCTACTTTTGATGAGCATATATTTAAACCCGGGCCAAAACCAGCATATTTAATGGATAAGCATAATATCCGCGATACAGATATAGTGCTATTGACTATAGCCAGACTATCCGCTAAAGAGAAATATAAAGGTTATGATGAGGTTATCAAGGCTTTAGGTTTACTACGCAAAGATTATCCCGGGATGAAATATATTATTGCCGGCTCAGGAGATGATTCAGGCAGGATAGCCTCTTTGATCGAAGAAGAAGGGCTTAAAGACGCAGTGATATTGGCAGGATATATTTCAAGCGAAAAACAAGCTTTAGATTATTATAGATTAAGTGATATTTTTGTTATGCCTAGCAAAGCTGAAGGGTTTGGAATAGTCTTTTTAGAGGCCCTTGCTTGCGGCAAGCCGGTGATTGCGGGTAATGCCGATGGCTCAGTAGAAGCTTTAATGCGCGGAGCTTTAGGCCAGCTCGTCAACCCTTATGATCATATTGAGATTTCAAAAGCAATAAGCAGGGTTGTTAGGCAAGAGATAGCACCTAACCTCCTCAGCCCTAATTACTTAAATAAAGAAGTAAAAAACGAATTCGGCTATAATGTTTTTACCGGAAGAATAGGCAGGATTATAGAAAATTTATATAGTAAACATACAGTTGGCAAGCTATAA
- a CDS encoding ABC transporter ATP-binding protein produces the protein MINLSAIKRLIKNNARLRRFLKTVNISLVDFSYPAVLSLLASFFEGISVVLLMPFVKGIVKMDFSFAKEIWFFKIIGRYLPKTVVLTNSHIFIILLAVIFSTSVIKNILQYFAYISTSFQVRKFSNNLRKYIFSRYMSFGNLFFDKNNVGHLNSVLMTFTNIVALQLSEFQQFFGFFFILIVYLGVMFYTSWKITLLIIIIFPVLNYFLKNIIKKIRHTSERYAYSQAEASKRIYNILSCIPLVKAYTKENAEKKDFDRISNEIARLEYSIDKKYSLIPPIQEIILLVAMLLLVSVIAFMVVKQKSAEISMFLVYLYLLKRSAHMFGSLNSLLATLAKVEGPIKEILKMFNDEEKHFVRDGKVDFPGLIDKIEFKDLRFSYGRESEVLKGISISLEKGRSTAIVGPSGAGKTTMVNLILRFYDCPDNTIFINGMDIKEFKLSSLRKHIAFVSQITLLFNDTIRNNILYGLDRHVPESELADVVRKARLYDFILSLPAGFETNIGDRGIKLSGGERQRIAIARALLKKSEILILDEATSSLDTNNEKLIQEAINEAVKDRTSIIIAHRLSTIKNVDKIIVLENGIVAEQGSLNELLEKKGKFYQYWEEQKFF, from the coding sequence ATGATTAATTTATCAGCAATAAAAAGGCTTATAAAAAATAACGCAAGATTAAGAAGGTTCCTTAAAACCGTTAATATAAGCCTTGTGGATTTCTCTTATCCTGCCGTCCTTTCTTTGCTGGCGTCATTTTTTGAAGGGATTAGCGTCGTTTTACTTATGCCTTTTGTAAAAGGCATAGTAAAGATGGATTTCAGTTTCGCTAAAGAAATATGGTTTTTTAAAATCATAGGCAGGTACCTTCCCAAGACAGTTGTTTTGACCAACTCGCATATTTTCATCATATTGCTTGCAGTGATTTTTTCCACATCAGTTATAAAGAACATATTGCAATATTTTGCTTATATCTCTACATCTTTCCAAGTGAGGAAGTTCTCAAACAACCTTAGAAAATATATTTTCAGCAGATACATGAGTTTTGGTAATCTGTTTTTTGACAAAAATAACGTCGGACATTTAAACAGCGTTCTTATGACTTTTACAAATATTGTTGCCCTGCAATTAAGCGAGTTCCAGCAGTTTTTTGGTTTTTTCTTTATCCTTATTGTTTATCTTGGAGTCATGTTCTATACTTCCTGGAAAATCACTTTACTGATTATAATAATTTTTCCTGTCCTTAACTATTTTCTGAAAAATATAATTAAAAAGATAAGGCATACTTCTGAGCGCTATGCATATTCGCAGGCCGAGGCTTCAAAAAGGATCTATAACATTCTTTCCTGCATCCCGCTGGTTAAGGCCTACACAAAAGAAAATGCTGAAAAAAAGGATTTTGACAGAATCAGCAATGAAATCGCAAGGCTTGAATATAGCATTGATAAAAAATACAGCCTTATACCGCCGATACAGGAAATTATTCTCTTGGTGGCTATGCTGTTATTGGTTTCCGTTATAGCCTTTATGGTGGTAAAGCAGAAGAGCGCAGAGATATCCATGTTCCTTGTTTATTTATATTTGTTAAAGCGTTCGGCGCACATGTTTGGTTCTTTAAACAGCCTTTTGGCTACGTTGGCGAAAGTGGAAGGTCCGATAAAAGAGATATTGAAGATGTTTAATGATGAAGAGAAACATTTTGTGCGCGATGGCAAGGTTGATTTCCCCGGTTTAATTGATAAAATTGAGTTCAAGGATTTGAGATTTTCATATGGAAGAGAGTCAGAAGTCTTAAAAGGCATTTCTATTTCTCTGGAAAAAGGCAGAAGTACTGCCATAGTAGGCCCGAGTGGCGCAGGCAAGACGACAATGGTCAATCTTATTTTAAGATTTTATGATTGCCCGGATAATACAATATTCATTAACGGAATGGATATAAAAGAGTTTAAGCTGAGTTCTTTAAGGAAGCATATCGCGTTCGTGAGTCAAATCACCCTCCTTTTTAATGATACTATAAGAAATAATATACTTTATGGTTTGGATAGGCACGTGCCTGAAAGCGAGTTGGCCGATGTTGTAAGAAAAGCCAGACTTTATGATTTTATTTTAAGTTTACCGGCAGGATTTGAGACCAATATAGGTGATAGGGGTATCAAGCTTTCCGGAGGAGAGAGGCAGAGGATAGCCATAGCCAGGGCTTTGCTCAAGAAATCAGAAATACTGATTCTTGATGAAGCCACAAGCTCTTTGGATACAAATAACGAAAAGCTAATCCAGGAGGCTATAAACGAAGCAGTTAAGGACAGGACATCGATAATTATCGCTCACCGCCTTTCAACAATAAAGAACGTAGATAAGATTATTGTCCTTGAAAATGGCATTGTTGCCGAACAGGGGAGTTTAAATGAGCTCCTTGAAAAGAAAGGTAAATTTTATCAATATTGGGAAGAACAAAAGTTTTTTTGA
- a CDS encoding FkbM family methyltransferase, with product MNKINRDGTPRVLGNLSYRVFKKINKLRINLLKERARYCKKHAAGNIKLGNYRIDYLDFKSLVSQWDYIFGYEKYFFESNNISPRVLDCGANIGIFSLYCKMLYPGARITAIEADPKITEVLRKNLSVNGFDDIEVLNKAVWVKDGRVEFCEEGSDAGSLYSVVMDDSMPKINIDSMRLSDILAAQKIDLLKLDIEGAERDVLYDCSDHLSNVDKIIIDLHEFSLPQKNTADVISLLRQKDFVCNIDDIYYYHERFARYRVNNPFYKPAIPCYCFAVRAWRMR from the coding sequence ATGAATAAAATTAATCGCGACGGCACCCCCCGGGTCCTTGGTAATCTCTCGTATAGAGTTTTTAAGAAAATAAATAAACTACGTATAAATCTTTTAAAAGAAAGGGCTCGTTATTGCAAAAAGCACGCTGCAGGCAATATAAAGCTGGGGAATTATAGGATTGATTATCTTGATTTTAAATCTTTGGTTTCGCAATGGGATTATATTTTTGGGTATGAAAAATACTTTTTTGAGTCAAATAATATTTCCCCAAGGGTATTGGATTGTGGCGCAAATATTGGGATTTTTTCTTTGTATTGCAAGATGCTCTACCCTGGAGCGCGGATTACCGCAATTGAGGCAGACCCAAAAATTACAGAGGTTTTAAGAAAGAATCTATCAGTTAACGGCTTTGATGACATAGAGGTATTGAATAAAGCTGTGTGGGTAAAGGATGGGAGGGTAGAATTTTGTGAGGAAGGCAGTGATGCCGGTTCACTTTATTCTGTAGTTATGGATGATTCTATGCCAAAGATAAATATCGATAGCATGAGGCTCAGTGATATATTAGCGGCGCAGAAAATAGACCTTCTTAAATTAGATATCGAAGGTGCGGAGAGGGATGTGCTTTATGATTGCTCTGACCATCTTTCCAACGTGGATAAGATTATTATTGATTTACATGAATTTAGTTTGCCGCAGAAGAACACAGCCGATGTTATCAGCCTTTTGCGTCAAAAGGATTTCGTTTGCAATATCGATGATATTTATTATTACCATGAGCGGTTTGCCAGGTATAGAGTGAATAATCCTTTTTATAAGCCCGCAATACCTTGTTATTGTTTTGCTGTTAGAGCATGGAGGATGCGATAA
- a CDS encoding methyltransferase domain-containing protein, whose amino-acid sequence MSNVIIRRIKPFLSPYSIVLFRCLMRRKGLPLWGNLRRLRPFSSNFGFDRGKPIDRYYLEKFLRENSRYISGKVLEIQINGYTLRFGKDISVTHTVDIRREFNPTYLCDLAECDNVIPDDYYDCFVMPNTLHHLQDLHKCLKNALRIVRPGGVILASASAFIPLVPDIPDYWRLSVNGWKEIINKAWAGCDVELKSYGNCLAVVASMLGLSSEELKEKELDFNDARYPVLITIFCRKPFD is encoded by the coding sequence ATGTCAAACGTAATAATTAGGCGGATAAAGCCGTTTTTAAGCCCGTATTCTATTGTTCTATTCAGGTGCCTGATGAGAAGAAAGGGCCTGCCATTATGGGGTAATTTACGCAGGCTAAGGCCATTTTCAAGTAATTTCGGTTTTGATAGAGGTAAACCGATAGACAGGTATTATCTAGAGAAATTCCTCCGTGAGAACAGCAGATATATATCCGGTAAAGTGCTTGAGATACAGATCAACGGATATACTTTAAGATTCGGCAAGGATATTTCGGTAACACATACTGTTGATATCAGGAGAGAGTTTAACCCTACTTACCTTTGCGATCTGGCAGAATGCGATAATGTCATACCTGATGATTATTATGATTGTTTTGTCATGCCAAATACCTTGCATCATTTACAGGACCTGCATAAGTGTTTAAAGAATGCATTGCGGATAGTCAGGCCCGGCGGGGTTATACTTGCCAGCGCTTCTGCATTTATCCCTTTGGTCCCAGATATACCGGATTATTGGCGCCTGAGCGTTAACGGGTGGAAGGAGATCATAAATAAAGCCTGGGCAGGGTGCGATGTAGAATTAAAAAGTTACGGTAATTGCCTGGCAGTGGTTGCTTCTATGCTGGGGTTGTCTAGCGAAGAGTTAAAAGAGAAAGAATTAGATTTTAATGATGCCAGGTACCCTGTTTTAATAACCATATTCTGCAGGAAGCCGTTTGATTAA
- a CDS encoding glycosyltransferase family 4 protein — translation MNRLKIAITVDPEIPVPPIHYGGIERIVDMLVNGLLEKGHKVLLFANPASKVNTTLIAWRGKSSLSFTDTLINAAQLRNYLSRNNVDLIHSFSRQAYLLFLMRNAIPKIQSYSRHISPRSISLGNMLAGKSLTFTACSSYCAGTADFVGGRWRVIYNGVPLKLYDFNPCVKPDSPLVFLGRIEQIKGAHNAIEAALKSKEKLIIAGNLVDKEKELIYFENKIKPFCDNKKIKYIGPVDDSQKNELLRNAKALLFPIEWDEPFGMVMIESLACGTPVIAFRRGAVEEVIDDGVTGFTCDTVAQMCEAIRNINLIDRRKCRKKIEDSFSDSVIVSQYEQLYYELLRL, via the coding sequence ATGAATAGACTTAAAATAGCGATTACCGTTGATCCCGAGATTCCCGTCCCGCCAATTCATTATGGCGGGATAGAAAGAATAGTAGATATGCTGGTAAACGGATTACTTGAGAAAGGTCACAAGGTATTATTGTTTGCTAATCCCGCATCAAAGGTTAACACTACTCTTATTGCCTGGCGAGGAAAGAGCAGCTTGTCTTTTACTGATACCTTGATTAATGCAGCACAATTGCGTAATTATCTGAGCAGGAATAATGTGGACTTAATACACAGTTTTAGCAGACAGGCCTACCTATTATTTTTAATGCGTAACGCTATACCAAAAATACAGTCTTACTCACGGCATATTTCACCTCGCAGTATAAGTTTGGGTAATATGCTTGCAGGCAAGAGCCTGACATTTACTGCCTGCAGTAGTTATTGCGCAGGTACCGCTGATTTTGTCGGCGGAAGGTGGAGAGTCATTTATAACGGCGTACCTTTGAAACTGTATGATTTTAATCCTTGCGTTAAGCCTGACAGCCCTTTGGTCTTTCTGGGCAGGATCGAACAGATAAAAGGCGCGCATAATGCTATAGAGGCCGCACTAAAAAGTAAAGAAAAGTTAATTATAGCCGGTAATCTTGTTGATAAAGAAAAGGAACTTATTTATTTTGAGAATAAAATCAAGCCATTTTGCGATAATAAAAAAATCAAGTATATCGGCCCGGTTGATGATTCCCAGAAAAATGAACTTCTGAGGAATGCTAAAGCTCTACTTTTTCCCATAGAATGGGATGAGCCATTCGGCATGGTAATGATTGAATCTCTTGCCTGCGGGACTCCGGTCATAGCATTCAGGCGGGGAGCCGTCGAAGAGGTAATTGATGACGGGGTTACTGGTTTTACCTGTGATACGGTTGCTCAAATGTGCGAGGCGATAAGAAATATAAATTTAATCGACAGAAGAAAATGCAGGAAAAAAATTGAAGATAGTTTCTCTGATTCGGTAATAGTCAGTCAATATGAACAGCTTTATTATGAACTATTAAGGTTATGA
- a CDS encoding glycosyltransferase, with translation MKIIQAIGWYFPDHIGGTEVYVDSISEKLLKAGHEIIIVAPYAGGLAPREYKYNGVKVFRYPVDDKLSRNEYQNRVSPVGARFLHNFFIKESPDIVHFHSFVTGLSLPEVKAAKSAGAKIIVTFHLPSIGYICQRGTLFRWGKQLCDGILEVIKCSSCYLQSRGLPKTVAYAVTLVSAPFGRLFLRVPGALGTALSIPSLISYNKSINNELFVLVDKFVFLNQQSLDIFKANGAPADKLFLNSLGVDRVYIRKNADNNLAGNAPLKVAYVGRLSEIKGVLILAKAVSVLPKELQVSVDFVGLSGNDSCSRIAGKIKKISKYDPRVKILPMVDHDEIDSVFAAYDLICCPSLCLEGGPTVAIEAQARGIPVIGSNIGGLRDIIKQDINGFLITPGDFRSLANIIIRVINDPVGTIGRWKKDCFKVRDMSEVVSQYLNLYQDVKRNN, from the coding sequence ATGAAAATAATCCAAGCCATAGGATGGTATTTCCCCGATCATATTGGAGGGACCGAGGTATATGTAGATTCAATATCAGAAAAACTGTTGAAAGCAGGTCATGAAATTATTATTGTAGCTCCTTATGCGGGGGGCTTAGCTCCAAGAGAGTATAAATACAATGGAGTTAAGGTATTCCGCTATCCTGTAGATGATAAATTAAGCCGTAATGAATATCAAAACAGAGTTTCTCCCGTAGGCGCAAGATTTTTGCATAATTTTTTTATAAAAGAATCCCCTGACATAGTACATTTCCATTCATTTGTAACGGGTTTAAGCCTCCCGGAAGTCAAGGCTGCTAAATCAGCCGGCGCTAAGATAATAGTTACTTTTCATTTGCCTTCCATCGGGTATATATGCCAGCGGGGCACATTGTTTAGATGGGGCAAGCAATTATGCGACGGCATCCTGGAGGTAATTAAGTGTTCATCCTGTTATCTACAGAGCCGAGGATTACCTAAAACCGTTGCATATGCGGTCACTTTAGTTTCTGCGCCTTTTGGAAGGTTGTTTTTAAGGGTCCCTGGAGCGCTGGGAACAGCCTTGAGCATACCCAGCCTTATTTCTTATAATAAAAGCATCAATAACGAGCTGTTTGTCCTGGTTGATAAGTTTGTATTTCTTAACCAGCAGTCACTCGATATTTTTAAAGCAAATGGAGCTCCGGCTGATAAGCTGTTTTTGAACTCTTTAGGAGTAGACCGGGTTTATATCCGGAAGAATGCAGATAATAATTTAGCCGGGAATGCACCTTTAAAGGTAGCATATGTTGGAAGATTGTCAGAAATAAAGGGGGTTTTAATCTTAGCCAAAGCTGTTTCGGTATTACCAAAAGAATTACAGGTAAGCGTAGATTTTGTTGGTTTGAGTGGTAATGATAGCTGTAGCCGCATTGCAGGTAAAATTAAGAAGATATCAAAATATGATCCAAGGGTCAAGATTTTACCGATGGTTGATCATGATGAAATTGATAGTGTTTTTGCCGCCTATGATTTAATATGCTGCCCGTCTTTATGCCTTGAAGGCGGGCCGACTGTTGCCATAGAGGCGCAGGCAAGGGGTATACCGGTAATCGGCAGTAATATCGGAGGTTTAAGAGATATAATAAAACAGGATATTAACGGGTTTCTTATTACGCCCGGTGATTTTAGGTCTTTGGCAAATATAATTATCCGTGTCATAAATGATCCGGTTGGTACCATCGGCCGTTGGAAGAAAGATTGCTTTAAGGTCAGAGACATGAGTGAAGTTGTATCGCAATACCTAAATTTATATCAAGATGTCAAACGTAATAATTAG
- a CDS encoding polysaccharide deacetylase family protein: MLSTKRFIKLFLLKSGYYYRILKQAEFPGVAVLCYHGVKQAGKKKARFFFSALHVKEEELDAHCRLISEFCNPISLDDWRDAVNKKKKLPSRPVLFTFDDGYRNVFTLAKPILMKYHIPAVFFVSTYPVKNNSYLWFDALASVLGEKKITELKDMKPASLMELYHKSPFKTELLDSHACMTPGQIKELSSIQGFELGCHTSRHIILSKASREEQAEEIKEAKLMLEEWVQKKVRAFAYPNGRPQLDYTEESVSILKEQDFDFGFTTKSGFAGIYGDTMEEPRFIMLEGVSEAELAHRLCFSWQMGKNIKK; encoded by the coding sequence ATGTTAAGTACTAAAAGATTTATAAAGCTGTTTTTATTAAAGTCCGGGTATTATTACCGTATACTAAAACAGGCAGAATTCCCGGGGGTAGCTGTTTTGTGTTACCACGGTGTAAAGCAGGCAGGCAAGAAAAAAGCCCGATTTTTTTTCAGCGCTCTTCATGTAAAAGAAGAAGAATTGGATGCCCACTGCAGGCTTATTTCTGAGTTCTGTAATCCTATAAGTCTTGATGACTGGAGGGATGCGGTTAACAAAAAAAAGAAACTGCCGAGTAGGCCGGTTTTGTTTACTTTTGATGACGGGTATAGGAATGTTTTTACGCTTGCCAAGCCGATACTCATGAAATATCATATCCCGGCGGTTTTTTTTGTCAGTACTTATCCGGTTAAAAATAATTCTTATCTTTGGTTTGATGCTTTAGCCAGTGTTTTGGGAGAGAAGAAAATAACAGAATTAAAAGATATGAAGCCCGCTTCATTAATGGAGCTTTACCATAAAAGCCCTTTTAAAACCGAACTGCTAGATTCTCACGCCTGTATGACGCCCGGACAAATCAAAGAGTTGAGTTCAATACAGGGGTTTGAATTAGGTTGCCATACATCAAGGCATATCATCCTGTCAAAGGCAAGCAGAGAAGAGCAGGCCGAAGAAATCAAAGAGGCCAAATTGATGCTTGAAGAGTGGGTGCAGAAAAAGGTAAGGGCATTTGCTTATCCTAACGGAAGGCCGCAACTTGATTACACAGAGGAATCCGTATCAATATTAAAAGAGCAAGATTTCGATTTTGGATTTACCACAAAGAGCGGCTTTGCCGGCATCTATGGGGACACGATGGAGGAACCTCGTTTTATCATGCTGGAGGGAGTAAGCGAAGCAGAGCTTGCTCATAGATTATGTTTTAGCTGGCAAATGGGCAAAAATATTAAGAAATGA